The Ciconia boyciana chromosome 2, ASM3463844v1, whole genome shotgun sequence genome has a segment encoding these proteins:
- the CNOT10 gene encoding CCR4-NOT transcription complex subunit 10 isoform X3, translating into MDGLDDVENSMLYYNQAVILYHLRQYTEAISVGEKLYQFIEPFEEKFAQAVCFLLVDLYLLTYQAEKALHLLAVLEKMISQGNNNSKNGKNESGNNTNKDSSNQKAESGALIEVAKSKIHQYKVRAYIQMKSLKACKREIKSVMNTAGNSAPSLFLKSNFEYLRGNYRKAVKLLNSANIAEHPGFMKTGECLRCMFWNNLGCIHFAMGKHNLGIFYFKKALQENDNACAQLGTGSSDPGKKFSGRPMCTLLTNKRYELLYNCGIQLLHIGRPLAAFECLIEAVQVYHSNPRLWLRIAECCIAASKGTSEQETKGLPSKKGIVQSIVGQGYHRKIVLASQSIQNVVYNDGQSSAIPVASMEFAAICLRNALLLLPEDQQEPKQENGSKTSNQLGGNTENSESSEACSNKSHEGDKFIAAPPSSPLKKQELENLRCSILACSAYVALALGDNLMALNHADKLLQQPKLSGSLKFLGHLYAAEALISLDRISDAITHLNPENVTDVSLGISSNEQDQGSDKGENEAMESSGKQTPQCYPSSVTSARTMMLFNLGSAYCLRSEYDKARKCLHQAASLIHPKEIPPEAILLAVYLELQNGNTQLALQIIKRNQLLPSVKTLSDMRKKPVFQPVHSIQPIQMPAFTTVQRK; encoded by the exons ATGGATGGTTTAGATGATGTTGAAAATAGTATGCTGTACTACAATCAAGCTGttattttgtatcatctgcGTCAGTATACTGAAGCTATATCAGTTGGGGAGAAGCTGTACCAGTTTATAGAGCCTTTTG AAGAGAAGTTTGCCCAGGCTGTGTGCTTCTTGCTTGTAGACTTATATCTGCTAACTTACCAAGCTGAGAAAGCCTTGCATCTGCTTGctgttctggaaaaaatgaTTTCACAGGGCAACAATAACagcaagaatggaaaaaatgag TCAggtaataatacaaataaagatTCCTCGAATCAAAAAGCTGAAAGTGGAGCTTTAATAGAAGTTGCTAAATCTAAGATACATCAG tataaGGTGAGAGCCTATATCCAGATGAAGTCACTAAAAGCATGCAAAAGGGAGATCAAGTCTGTTATGAATACAGCTGGGAAT TcagctccttctctctttcttaaaagcaattttgaatATTTGAGGGGCAATTATCGTAAAGCGGTGAAACTTCTAAACAGTGCAAACATTGCTGAACATCCAGGCTTCATGAAAACAG GTGAATGCTTAAGATGTATGTTCTGGAACAATCTTGGCTGCATCCACTTTGCAATGGGAAAGCACAATTTAggaattttttactttaaaaaagccttGCAAGAAAACGATAATGCCTGTGCACAGCTAGGAACGGGTAGCTCAGATCCAG GTAAAAAATTTTCGGGTAGACCCATGTGTACGCTACTGACTAACAAACGGTATGAATTACTCTACAATTGTGGAATTCAGCTCTTGCATATTGGGAGGCCCTTAGCTGCCTTTGAATGCCTGATTGAGGCAGTCCAGGTTTATCACTCAAACCCTCGTCTTTGGCTGAGAATAGCAGAATGCTGCATTGCTGCCAGTAAAGGG acaTCAGAACAAGAGACTAAAGGTCTTCCCAGCAAAAAGGGAATTGTGCAATCTATAGTAGGTCAAGGCTACCACCGTAAGATAGTCCTAGCATCCCAGTCAATACAGAATGTTGTTTATAA TGATGGGCAGTCCTCAGCAATACCTGTAGCCAGTATGGAATTTGCAGCGATTTGTCTAAGAAATGCcttgctgctcctgccagaAGATCAGCAGGAGCCAAAGCAGGAAAACGGATCTAAAACTAGTAATCAGCTGGggggaaatacagaaaacagtgaaagCAGTGAAGCATGCAG CAATAAAAGTCATGAAGGGGATAAATTCATTGCAGCTCCACCTTCTTCGCCTTTGAAGAAACAGGAATTAGAAAATTTAAG gtGCTCAATACTTGCGTGTAGTGCTTACGTGGCTCTGGCTTTGGGTGATAACCTTATGGCATTGAATCACGCAGATAAACTTCTTCAGCAACCAAAGCTGTCAGGGTCTCTTAA GTTTCTTGGGCATTTGTATGCAGCAGAAGCTCTCATCTCTCTAGACAGAATATCTGATGCCATCACCCACTTGAACCCTGAGAACGTCACTGATGTTTCCCTTGGGATCTCTTCAAATGAGCAGGATCAAG ggTCTGACAAAGGAGAGAATGAGGCAATGGAATCTT CTGGCAAGCAGACCCCACAGTGTTATCCTAGTTCGGTCACATCTGCACGAACAATGATGTTGTTTAACCTTGGAAGTGCTTACTGCTTGAGGAGTGAATATGACAAAGCTCGAAAGTGTCTTCATCAG GCTGCTTCCCTGATCCACCCCAAAGAGATCCCTCCAGAGGCTATTTTGCTGGCTGTATATCTTGAATTACAGAATG GTAACACGCAGCTGGCACTGCAGATCATCAAGAGAAACCAGCTTCTCCCTTCTGTGAAAACACTCTCTGACATGCGGAAGAAGCCTGTTTTTCAGCCAGTCCACTCAATCCAGCCCATTCAGATGCCAGCTTTCACCACTGTTCAAAGGAAGTGA
- the CNOT10 gene encoding CCR4-NOT transcription complex subunit 10 isoform X2, which yields MAADKAADQGTEKHEGVGTSGITDQEKELSSSALQAFLAGNYDACLQHLNTLQDINKDDYKITLNTAVAEFCKSNQTTTDNLRQTLNQLKNQVHSAVEEMDGLDDVENSMLYYNQAVILYHLRQYTEAISVGEKLYQFIEPFEEKFAQAVCFLLVDLYLLTYQAEKALHLLAVLEKMISQGNNNSKNGKNESGNNTNKDSSNQKAESGALIEVAKSKIHQYKVRAYIQMKSLKACKREIKSVMNTAGNSAPSLFLKSNFEYLRGNYRKAVKLLNSANIAEHPGFMKTGECLRCMFWNNLGCIHFAMGKHNLGIFYFKKALQENDNACAQLGTGSSDPGKKFSGRPMCTLLTNKRYELLYNCGIQLLHIGRPLAAFECLIEAVQVYHSNPRLWLRIAECCIAASKGTSEQETKGLPSKKGIVQSIVGQGYHRKIVLASQSIQNVVYNDGQSSAIPVASMEFAAICLRNALLLLPEDQQEPKQENGSKTSNQLGGNTENSESSEACRCSILACSAYVALALGDNLMALNHADKLLQQPKLSGSLKFLGHLYAAEALISLDRISDAITHLNPENVTDVSLGISSNEQDQGSDKGENEAMESSGKQTPQCYPSSVTSARTMMLFNLGSAYCLRSEYDKARKCLHQAASLIHPKEIPPEAILLAVYLELQNGNTQLALQIIKRNQLLPSVKTLSDMRKKPVFQPVHSIQPIQMPAFTTVQRK from the exons ATGGCGGCGGACAAGGCTGCGG ATCAAGGTACCGAGAAACATGAAGGAGTGGGTACTTCTGGGATTACTGATCAGGAAAAGGAATTGTCGAGCAGTGCATTACAAGCTTTTCTG GCCGGAAACTATGATGCTTGTTTACAACACCTAAATACCCTTCAAGACATAAACAAAGATGACtacaaaataactttgaatACTGCTGTTGCGGAGTTCTGTAAAAGTAACCAGACTACAACTGACAATTTGAGACAAACCCTTAACCAGCTGAAGAACCAG gttcaCTCTGCTGTTGAAGAAATGGATGGTTTAGATGATGTTGAAAATAGTATGCTGTACTACAATCAAGCTGttattttgtatcatctgcGTCAGTATACTGAAGCTATATCAGTTGGGGAGAAGCTGTACCAGTTTATAGAGCCTTTTG AAGAGAAGTTTGCCCAGGCTGTGTGCTTCTTGCTTGTAGACTTATATCTGCTAACTTACCAAGCTGAGAAAGCCTTGCATCTGCTTGctgttctggaaaaaatgaTTTCACAGGGCAACAATAACagcaagaatggaaaaaatgag TCAggtaataatacaaataaagatTCCTCGAATCAAAAAGCTGAAAGTGGAGCTTTAATAGAAGTTGCTAAATCTAAGATACATCAG tataaGGTGAGAGCCTATATCCAGATGAAGTCACTAAAAGCATGCAAAAGGGAGATCAAGTCTGTTATGAATACAGCTGGGAAT TcagctccttctctctttcttaaaagcaattttgaatATTTGAGGGGCAATTATCGTAAAGCGGTGAAACTTCTAAACAGTGCAAACATTGCTGAACATCCAGGCTTCATGAAAACAG GTGAATGCTTAAGATGTATGTTCTGGAACAATCTTGGCTGCATCCACTTTGCAATGGGAAAGCACAATTTAggaattttttactttaaaaaagccttGCAAGAAAACGATAATGCCTGTGCACAGCTAGGAACGGGTAGCTCAGATCCAG GTAAAAAATTTTCGGGTAGACCCATGTGTACGCTACTGACTAACAAACGGTATGAATTACTCTACAATTGTGGAATTCAGCTCTTGCATATTGGGAGGCCCTTAGCTGCCTTTGAATGCCTGATTGAGGCAGTCCAGGTTTATCACTCAAACCCTCGTCTTTGGCTGAGAATAGCAGAATGCTGCATTGCTGCCAGTAAAGGG acaTCAGAACAAGAGACTAAAGGTCTTCCCAGCAAAAAGGGAATTGTGCAATCTATAGTAGGTCAAGGCTACCACCGTAAGATAGTCCTAGCATCCCAGTCAATACAGAATGTTGTTTATAA TGATGGGCAGTCCTCAGCAATACCTGTAGCCAGTATGGAATTTGCAGCGATTTGTCTAAGAAATGCcttgctgctcctgccagaAGATCAGCAGGAGCCAAAGCAGGAAAACGGATCTAAAACTAGTAATCAGCTGGggggaaatacagaaaacagtgaaagCAGTGAAGCATGCAG gtGCTCAATACTTGCGTGTAGTGCTTACGTGGCTCTGGCTTTGGGTGATAACCTTATGGCATTGAATCACGCAGATAAACTTCTTCAGCAACCAAAGCTGTCAGGGTCTCTTAA GTTTCTTGGGCATTTGTATGCAGCAGAAGCTCTCATCTCTCTAGACAGAATATCTGATGCCATCACCCACTTGAACCCTGAGAACGTCACTGATGTTTCCCTTGGGATCTCTTCAAATGAGCAGGATCAAG ggTCTGACAAAGGAGAGAATGAGGCAATGGAATCTT CTGGCAAGCAGACCCCACAGTGTTATCCTAGTTCGGTCACATCTGCACGAACAATGATGTTGTTTAACCTTGGAAGTGCTTACTGCTTGAGGAGTGAATATGACAAAGCTCGAAAGTGTCTTCATCAG GCTGCTTCCCTGATCCACCCCAAAGAGATCCCTCCAGAGGCTATTTTGCTGGCTGTATATCTTGAATTACAGAATG GTAACACGCAGCTGGCACTGCAGATCATCAAGAGAAACCAGCTTCTCCCTTCTGTGAAAACACTCTCTGACATGCGGAAGAAGCCTGTTTTTCAGCCAGTCCACTCAATCCAGCCCATTCAGATGCCAGCTTTCACCACTGTTCAAAGGAAGTGA
- the CNOT10 gene encoding CCR4-NOT transcription complex subunit 10 isoform X1, translating to MAADKAADQGTEKHEGVGTSGITDQEKELSSSALQAFLAGNYDACLQHLNTLQDINKDDYKITLNTAVAEFCKSNQTTTDNLRQTLNQLKNQVHSAVEEMDGLDDVENSMLYYNQAVILYHLRQYTEAISVGEKLYQFIEPFEEKFAQAVCFLLVDLYLLTYQAEKALHLLAVLEKMISQGNNNSKNGKNESGNNTNKDSSNQKAESGALIEVAKSKIHQYKVRAYIQMKSLKACKREIKSVMNTAGNSAPSLFLKSNFEYLRGNYRKAVKLLNSANIAEHPGFMKTGECLRCMFWNNLGCIHFAMGKHNLGIFYFKKALQENDNACAQLGTGSSDPGKKFSGRPMCTLLTNKRYELLYNCGIQLLHIGRPLAAFECLIEAVQVYHSNPRLWLRIAECCIAASKGTSEQETKGLPSKKGIVQSIVGQGYHRKIVLASQSIQNVVYNDGQSSAIPVASMEFAAICLRNALLLLPEDQQEPKQENGSKTSNQLGGNTENSESSEACSNKSHEGDKFIAAPPSSPLKKQELENLRCSILACSAYVALALGDNLMALNHADKLLQQPKLSGSLKFLGHLYAAEALISLDRISDAITHLNPENVTDVSLGISSNEQDQGSDKGENEAMESSGKQTPQCYPSSVTSARTMMLFNLGSAYCLRSEYDKARKCLHQAASLIHPKEIPPEAILLAVYLELQNGNTQLALQIIKRNQLLPSVKTLSDMRKKPVFQPVHSIQPIQMPAFTTVQRK from the exons ATGGCGGCGGACAAGGCTGCGG ATCAAGGTACCGAGAAACATGAAGGAGTGGGTACTTCTGGGATTACTGATCAGGAAAAGGAATTGTCGAGCAGTGCATTACAAGCTTTTCTG GCCGGAAACTATGATGCTTGTTTACAACACCTAAATACCCTTCAAGACATAAACAAAGATGACtacaaaataactttgaatACTGCTGTTGCGGAGTTCTGTAAAAGTAACCAGACTACAACTGACAATTTGAGACAAACCCTTAACCAGCTGAAGAACCAG gttcaCTCTGCTGTTGAAGAAATGGATGGTTTAGATGATGTTGAAAATAGTATGCTGTACTACAATCAAGCTGttattttgtatcatctgcGTCAGTATACTGAAGCTATATCAGTTGGGGAGAAGCTGTACCAGTTTATAGAGCCTTTTG AAGAGAAGTTTGCCCAGGCTGTGTGCTTCTTGCTTGTAGACTTATATCTGCTAACTTACCAAGCTGAGAAAGCCTTGCATCTGCTTGctgttctggaaaaaatgaTTTCACAGGGCAACAATAACagcaagaatggaaaaaatgag TCAggtaataatacaaataaagatTCCTCGAATCAAAAAGCTGAAAGTGGAGCTTTAATAGAAGTTGCTAAATCTAAGATACATCAG tataaGGTGAGAGCCTATATCCAGATGAAGTCACTAAAAGCATGCAAAAGGGAGATCAAGTCTGTTATGAATACAGCTGGGAAT TcagctccttctctctttcttaaaagcaattttgaatATTTGAGGGGCAATTATCGTAAAGCGGTGAAACTTCTAAACAGTGCAAACATTGCTGAACATCCAGGCTTCATGAAAACAG GTGAATGCTTAAGATGTATGTTCTGGAACAATCTTGGCTGCATCCACTTTGCAATGGGAAAGCACAATTTAggaattttttactttaaaaaagccttGCAAGAAAACGATAATGCCTGTGCACAGCTAGGAACGGGTAGCTCAGATCCAG GTAAAAAATTTTCGGGTAGACCCATGTGTACGCTACTGACTAACAAACGGTATGAATTACTCTACAATTGTGGAATTCAGCTCTTGCATATTGGGAGGCCCTTAGCTGCCTTTGAATGCCTGATTGAGGCAGTCCAGGTTTATCACTCAAACCCTCGTCTTTGGCTGAGAATAGCAGAATGCTGCATTGCTGCCAGTAAAGGG acaTCAGAACAAGAGACTAAAGGTCTTCCCAGCAAAAAGGGAATTGTGCAATCTATAGTAGGTCAAGGCTACCACCGTAAGATAGTCCTAGCATCCCAGTCAATACAGAATGTTGTTTATAA TGATGGGCAGTCCTCAGCAATACCTGTAGCCAGTATGGAATTTGCAGCGATTTGTCTAAGAAATGCcttgctgctcctgccagaAGATCAGCAGGAGCCAAAGCAGGAAAACGGATCTAAAACTAGTAATCAGCTGGggggaaatacagaaaacagtgaaagCAGTGAAGCATGCAG CAATAAAAGTCATGAAGGGGATAAATTCATTGCAGCTCCACCTTCTTCGCCTTTGAAGAAACAGGAATTAGAAAATTTAAG gtGCTCAATACTTGCGTGTAGTGCTTACGTGGCTCTGGCTTTGGGTGATAACCTTATGGCATTGAATCACGCAGATAAACTTCTTCAGCAACCAAAGCTGTCAGGGTCTCTTAA GTTTCTTGGGCATTTGTATGCAGCAGAAGCTCTCATCTCTCTAGACAGAATATCTGATGCCATCACCCACTTGAACCCTGAGAACGTCACTGATGTTTCCCTTGGGATCTCTTCAAATGAGCAGGATCAAG ggTCTGACAAAGGAGAGAATGAGGCAATGGAATCTT CTGGCAAGCAGACCCCACAGTGTTATCCTAGTTCGGTCACATCTGCACGAACAATGATGTTGTTTAACCTTGGAAGTGCTTACTGCTTGAGGAGTGAATATGACAAAGCTCGAAAGTGTCTTCATCAG GCTGCTTCCCTGATCCACCCCAAAGAGATCCCTCCAGAGGCTATTTTGCTGGCTGTATATCTTGAATTACAGAATG GTAACACGCAGCTGGCACTGCAGATCATCAAGAGAAACCAGCTTCTCCCTTCTGTGAAAACACTCTCTGACATGCGGAAGAAGCCTGTTTTTCAGCCAGTCCACTCAATCCAGCCCATTCAGATGCCAGCTTTCACCACTGTTCAAAGGAAGTGA